ACGGACCGCTGTTGCTCTGATTATGAATTACAAGTTCAAAAGGATGATTTTTAAGGTGATTTTTGGCTGTGTTTACTACCAATTCTCTCAGATTACTGCCTTGCACCGGATCTTCAAAAGCTTTTTTTAGCGGCAATACGAGCAGATCAAATGTTTTTTGATCGACAATTCCGTTTTGAGTTACGTTATTGGCTTTTTGAAAATTCAGAACCGCTTTTTCGGTTGCCGGTCCAAAATCCCCGTCGATACCCGCTGCAGTTCCAGAACTTGGATGCTGCATAGAATACAAATTGAGCCAGGACTGGATTTTTTCAACGTCTTTTTTGTTGTTACTGGTACCTCTTCGTTGTTGCGGTGCTTTAATAACGAGTTCTTTTTTGTAGAATGTTTTTTGCATGATTACGGTTTTTTAAAGGTTAGATTCGTTTTTTGGTGGTTTGTCAATGGAGTTTGTTGTAATACTATTTTTTTAGATGGATATGTAAGAAGTCCAAGATTTCGGTATTTCCCACTTTTTGAGCAAAGGTTAAAGTGTCCTCACCAGCTCTGTTTTTATATCCTTCTATCTTTGCTCCTTTACTTATAAGAAATTTTACTGCATTAATATTCTTGTGTGATATAGCAAACATTAAAGGTGTTCCGTTTCCATTTCCATAATTTATATCCGCTCCGTGATTTAAAAGAAATTCTATTAATTCAAAACTGGCGTCAGCTTCGACTGCTCTTATCAATGGTGTTTTCAGATTACCATTATCAGCATTAACATTTGCTTTATTTTCAATTAATATTTTTGAAATAGTGTAATTGTTTCCAGAACATGCTATTTGTAAAGGATTGTTCAATTCATCATTATATAAAGACAAATCAGCCATCTTTTGCAGCAAGGTTTTAATATTATTGGGACAATTGTAATTTGCGGCGTGAATGAGCGGTGTGTTTCCATTGTAATCCTTTATATTAACATTGCTTCCCTGTTCAATTAGGGTTTCTATTATAACTTCAG
This portion of the Flavobacterium gelatinilyticum genome encodes:
- a CDS encoding ankyrin repeat domain-containing protein, translating into MKKNIDELSELIYQKKTDEFLNKIKNVKKTSIDDFSSTDAALIHIAALVEDSEVIIETLIEQGSNVNIKDYNGNTPLIHAANYNCPNNIKTLLQKMADLSLYNDELNNPLQIACSGNNYTISKILIENKANVNADNGNLKTPLIRAVEADASFELIEFLLNHGADINYGNGNGTPLMFAISHKNINAVKFLISKGAKIEGYKNRAGEDTLTFAQKVGNTEILDFLHIHLKK